The DNA region CCTCCATCATGGTCAAGGACTGTGTAACAGCAGCTGCTATTGTGTTTCTGATTGACCGCTTCCTATATTGGATTGACGCCTCAAGCAAACTTCTTCGGATTGCCAAAGGTCTGCACAAGTTGCAGCCGGCGACGCCGATAGGCCCTCAGGTGGTCATTCGCCAGGCTCGCCTCTCTGTGAACGCAGGTAACAAAACGCCGGTGCACTCACCCCTCCATTTTCTCAGCTCAGTCCCAATTAGGAACTACTTGACTTTCAAGAAGATACTTTGTCCCTTTCTGGGGATGACATGCTTACGGTCCTGGTGCCATCTTTTCAAACACACACCCACTCCCAGCCCCCTCGAGCCCTCCCAGCTCCTCTCACTAGCACAAAGGGGCTGGTATAAAGGGTTTCAGAGCCAAAAGCGGTAGAGAAAATTGTGAAAGGGTGTGGAAAATACTAATTGGAGCTTTTGTTCCTTAACAAATCTTCCCTGCTGGTTTCAAACAGGGGTATCTGAATTGCTATACTTCTGACCAAGGgcctttaaaaagtaaattagaATCCTGGCATTTTCTCTGTACTGtcccagctgctttttttttttttcttcagtagacCCACTTGACTATGCAAACAATGCAGCTTACAAATTgataaaatttgattaaaaaaaaaatgtgcatcgTTCCTACAACATGGACTGCACCTGAAGGAATTTTAGTGCATCTTCTTCCTGTGCCTTTGGGGAGCAGAAAACAAAGTTAAATAGGCTTGGTTTGAAAAACACAGTTTgggaatattttatttgaataaattaGTGAGAACTGTAAGTTCCCTTCATAGCCATTTTTATTTGTGACTGTGGACTTATAATGTGCCCATTACCATGGTATTAAGGTACTGGCACATCCGATTTATGGGCTAGTTCAGCCAACACTTACAATTCTTCACTGACTGGAACAGCCTTGTTGAATTCAGTTGGACAGTCATGACAAAAAGCAGGATTCAACACGAATAAAACTGATCAAATTAGTCCTTAGGCATCTCCTGCAGTCCGTCAAGCCTGCCATGGATGACTCAGGCCACTGAAACATGCAACAAAAACACATGACACACTTGTGCCATATGACaagcagctgaaatgcagaatGCCCATCTTTTGTTGCATCCTATTTATGCTGGCTTTTTTGTTAAATTCTGTGCTTAGGGTGTTTCTTAAAAACTGGTTAGAGTGACAGGGAGGCAGCATAGCCCCTAGCTACGCTTTCTGTGGTGGGACCTCAAATTAGCTGGCTTTGAGGTAGATCTGCAGAGCTTCCCTGAATAGCGAGCTCCCCAAAGAGACCAGAATGGTTTTACATTTAGAAAAGCCAGGTTTTTTTGGGACAGaaacaggcagctctgctgccgaAGGAAGCAAGCTGGACTGCTTTCTTCTGCAAGAGAGAAAAGCGAGGGATTCCCAACCTAAGGGGAGAGCTGCAGCTCAGTGCCTGCCCCAAGCTCGTTGCCACCTCCCATGCTCTGAATCCAGCAGCAACCCAATGAATGTGAATGAGCAGAGTGAGAAGCGAGTGCCTCAAGTCATGTGCCGACAGCATCAAGCTTGTAGTAGCAGCTGGATTTACTCCAAAACCATCGCACAGCCTTTACCTCTCCCATAGAGGAAAAGTGTCTGTTGGTTTCTCTTTATATTCATTTTACTGAAGCCTTGCTGTAGAGTATGAACAACATGCACAGAAATTCAGCAGAGATACCAGAGCCTGACTTGAGGAAGCCTTTCTCCCTTTTTAAGGTTAAGCACTCTTCCAGGAATATATAGGgtgttaagttaaaaaaaaaaaaaaaaaaaaagtacgtaGTTTTATCTTACTGTGCAACCACGTATTACAGAATGTAGTGTATGAACAGATACAACTATCGAGAGTAACAAATCTGTGTGCAAGTGATTTCAGGATGTAGTAGGTTAAAAAAACGCAGCTTCTTTGTGGGATTTTCTAAAGCAAGTGTCTAGCTAGAAACAGCTACCTCCTCAGCTGTTTTTAATGCAATATTTTTGTATATTCAAAATAGCTGATATCAAATAGATTTCTGACCATGAGATAAAATATAGTAGAGCATATTTGAGTGGAAAGTTTAGACTAAACATGAACACAATGCCAATGATGGGAAGATGAATAAAATTTGCGGAAGGCTTTCACAGATGAGTGTTTTCGTTTAATTCATGCTGCATAGTAcatttttacattcattttctatctttgcttttttatGAGGTAAACTTTTAAAAGCTGAATATATCTTAAGCAGCCTTATTAATGACAATGGAGCAACAGGtatgtatttcttcttttccaatTTCATAACTGTTATTTTGGTGGGATTTTTTTATGCTAATTGTAACAGTCacacaaattttaaaaagggCCAGTCAGACCTCAGTAATGACCCATTACATCATGCTTCTCTTTATCATCACCTTTCTTTGCTAAATTGTGGAAACTGAAACTTTCTGTTTTAAGACTTCCATAATTCATGCTTGTATATCTTCACTTGGGTGGAAACATATTTTGCATTGTTGGTCTCCCTATAAATTTCTCTGCcttaagaattttaaaatgtaaactaaTTTCAAGAAGTTGACTGATCTTGAAAACAAAGATCAAAAAAGAAACCCAGAACCCAAACATTGTTAGTGTAATTTGTATCCTCCAAAATCACACTGATCTTATGAACTAAATGGATACTTTATTCTAAGCCTGTACACAGACTGCAATGTAATTATTTAGTATCTTTTagagttaagaaaaaaagagagcgagTCCTGGATCTTACAGCACTTTCTTCTAGTGCTGGATGGACATGCAAAACTGTACAAGGGGGAACTTTCCTGACTGCTTGACGATATTTTTAGAAATTATATATTTTGCTTCACTAATCCACCTTCATTTTTCTTCGCCAATTCGCTAATCTTGTCAGAAATCCAAAATCATTATTGAATTATGATTCTTGAGACAATATATATTTTAGGTTTTTATATCTGTTATGCGTCTTGTTAGCCTTCAGGAATTATCTAGCCAATACATTCAGGTTTCTCTGCAGGCATGACAATTAGGAAATTCAGGAAAACTGTTCTGGTTtatgttggtttgttttttatttgaaagtgAGATTCTCTTACGTTTATGTAAGGCAGCTTTAAACAAAATACCAGAAATCAATGTTAAAGTAATATACTGGCTGTGAGAAACACTGCATTTCAATTCTTGTGGGATTATGCTGTTCTTTTAAGGTTATTTGCATAATATTCATTGATAACACTTGTTTATTTAACATTGAACATGCATTGTTGAACAGATACTTCATGCTGAGAACTGCAGTGAAATGTTCATATTATTTAGGAAAGCTTAATGGCTTGGTTTCATACTGCATTGAGATGTTCAAGTACAGGTTTGACACCATATGACTTGATTTGTATAACTAATCATACTCTgttaaaatgaaaactgttgatttaatatatataatatactgATATCTGAAAAGAAAGCACACTTTTCCAATGGTTAAAAATTATTGTATTGTGCTCTCCTGTATATACTGATGATAACAAAGATATTCCCATATTAATTCTTTTGAttgattttttaatatatctCTGTATAATGTTTATATAAAATGACTTTTTGTTATCTTACAGAAGAGAGGcaccttttatttttgtgttgttcTTATGTTCTGTATAGCTGTGATTCAAGCTACTTGCTTCTATAACTGTCTTGTTGTCTTCCTTAATGTACTGTCACTTTTGTCATCTGTCTGCCTCTAAGGCCTGCCTCAAACCAGTTGAATCCAATGAAAAAACTCCTGGAGATTTACTGGGGTTTAGGTAACCTTCGGAGATCTAAGATGACAACAACACTTTTTGTACTCTACTAAATTTTTCAATGCTTTTCAGGTACATGGCGATATGCTAAGGAAAGTGATAGGACTCTTGTTCAGTCAGTCTGCTTACAAATCAGAGGACAGATTCTTCAAAAGCTGGGTAGGGCTCTTTTCTACAAACATCTGTTCAaggtttttgctgtttttctttctttgcagtcaACGCTGAAAATGATATGCATGTCATATGTCAAAGTTTTAGCTTGTGTAAAACTTCTGCCTGATGTCCATAACACAGCTACGGAAGATGAGCTGTATGCATCTGTTTGAGGAAAAAGGACCTAGAGCCGTTTACCAAGAAACCACATTTtagaaatcatcttttttttaaccaatcaGACCAGAGTCAAGGAACATTTTCAAAAGTTATTCCATATTTTCCTGTGCTATTCCATATTTGCTAATATTTTTCCCAAATTTGCTATTTCCAAAGGCAAGCAGTAGCTTATCATAAGTACACTGCAATGGTTCCTCTGTCAATGCAAGAAATTCCCTAGCTTAGAGCATGATGGACTTCTGTTTTCAGGGCTTGGTACTTGAGATCTACAGCCTTAATTTTATGCTGTTCTTTTGGTGTGATCTTTCATTTTCAGTGACTGTTGAGCTGAGGTCCTTTATGAATATAGAATGTGCGTTTATGGACAGCCAAAAGCTAAACTAATAAATGTTCACTCTCACTAAAGCAAAAAGTGCCATGGTATGGTTTTATACTGTTCTGAGGGCTCCTGACTCAAGGAGATATAAAGTAAACTCAGCCTACTGAAAGCCATCTGTAGCAGTTATCTGCTTAGtgactatttttctgctttatttcaggGATGTGGTATGAGGCAGCAGAGTTGATCTGGGCTTCAGTTGTGGGATATTTCAAACTTCCTCAACCAGATAAAAAGGTAGGATGTCCTTTTCATTTTGGGTATCTTTGCCAATCTAAAAATCATTCCAGATTaccttttgtttgtttcagtcaTATCTTTTAGAAATAATGTTCCAACTGTTATGCCCCTCAGTCAGGGTTAACATTCAGGACAAATATTCCAGCTGACGTCTGTATCATACACTGTTTCCACATGCATACAGAGACTTATGGGCATCTTTCTTCCAGCAGAGGAACAAAAGTGATAgtttttattaagcagaatgttCCAAAGTGAACAGTCACCTGGGATGTCGTATGTCTCTCTGATAAGAACAAACTAATCGCAGAATGCAGCTATGGTTATTTTTCAGGACTAAGGCTAATTTTTTCCTGGTAGCCGCACATGTCTGACTGTTGGAGCATCCATGAGCTGCACTGTGCTATCCTGGGTGGGTGACAGATACTCCCTAGCACGGTAGTATATGAACACCTCACAACATCTAATGTGTCTATCTTAAGCACCTTTGTGAGGCAGGTTCACACTAATTTTCTCATTGCAGATGAAGCAACAGTCACGCAGCATGTCTCTAAGTAAATGGAAATGTGAACCTATGTCTGCCAAGCTCCAAGGTGATGCTTTAAGAAGTTTTGTAACTGTACCCTAGTATAGGATATACCACAAAAACAGATCTTGTCACCTCTCCTCCTACGTTAAAGCTTGACCTTAATCTCAGAATATTTCTATGGGAGCAAAGATGTGAAGTGAATTTCATAGAAAGCATACAGATACTTCCTAGCTTTCTTAACTATTCAGCAGGGCAAGCCCTTAGCTATCATGTATAAATCAAATGCTGTGGAAAGAGAGAATTTGCAAGTTCATGGGTCTACATGTTGCATATTCACATCTTATTTTTTAATTGGTTCTGTAAAATCAATTGCAATTACAGATTaccaaaaacaaaaatattataaaCCAGAGATTTAAACTGTTAACACTGGGATCTCTTGACTTTTGTTAaactctgtttatttgttttgaaatagaGTAATAAGCTAGGAAAGTGTTCTGTCAACAAAAGTGGCTTGTTTTCCTAGGCTACACATGATCAGCATTATTACTTCTATCCTCTATCTAGACATCTTCACCTTGGACTTTTTAGAAAGATTGTGATGTACTAGTGAGTTTTTAAACACTATTTTTGGCTTTCTATAGTCTTTTCTGCAAAACAATAGAAACAGATTTGAGTCTTTTTTCAGATGTGATTAGCCAGTGCTTAATGCAATTTTCAGTAATCCTGCAAGACTGTACTTTATCACAAACAGCACCTTAGAAAAACTGCTAAGGAAAATGCAATGCTATTCAAGTTTCTGTTCAAACCTAGAGGTATTGTTAATCCAGATAGCTGCCATTCATGAAGCCTCACATGCTTCAGCAGGCTGTGTTTTCTGCAAGCTAAATTAATAAAAGCCAATCAAGATGACCTCTCTGAATTTCTTAGCAGTGCTTCTCTTGGAAGCACTTGAAATTggatcattttttaatttctgatgtGCCCTACATAGCATCTAACATATTATGAGCaccaaaaatcaaaatacagggGAAAGCTCTACCttattcttccatttctttttcagggaattGCTACTTCCTTGGGTATTTTGGCAGACATCTTTGCTTCCATGAATGAGAAAGATTATGTCCGTTTTAAAACCAATGCTGAGATTGACCTGGTAAGATTTGGTatttgtctgcaaattcttcagctGAATTATCTGTAGTTGTCCCAAATTTATGCATGCTTAGTTTGTTCTCCAGCTCTTCTCCTGTGCTGAGAGGCTGAAGAAAGTTTCATCGTTCCAGTGGGAAAAGTTCATTAGCAACTACATGGGAAAACCACTTTGCTTCAGaataaaaagacattaaaaatatttatagagagtgtgtgtgtctgtgtgtgtgtgtgtgtgtgtgtgtacttgcATTCatataaaatgtaatataaatgTATGTATTATTTAATAGAAAAATTATAGCATGTTTATAGAgccaaaatgtgacacaggtaTAGTGCAGCTGAGTAAAAAGATTCCTGCAGAACAGAAAATCACAACAGACCTGCCTGTTTTTGTGTAAGATTTGATGTCTCAAAAGATTCGAAGGCATCAGAGAGCTTATGGAACCTGCAGATCCCATTGGACTCAGGTGACCAAATCCCAGGCTGTCTCCCTCCAGTCTAACAGGGTTGCTTACCAGGTAGAGTCTCCTCTTTGAAAAGAGCCTTTAAGCTGAGGTTTCCCctcttgcttttttcattttaccaGCGCCTTCTTGGAGAGTTCAGTCATCGCTTATTGTCAGCTGCGGAGGCCTGCAAGCTAGCAGCAGCCTACAGCCAATATACCCCGCTCTTTGTGCTCACAGCAGTGGTAAGTATGATTCCTCCTCCTTCTGAAAGTGTCATTTGTATAAGAGTAGAGTCCAGGTTAATAAATTTGGATCTAGATCCAGCTTTCAAACATTGCATTGTTCAGGGTGTTCATATCTGTGTTGTGGATATGATGCTACACATTATACTGAACTCCAACCTGAAGCTAAACAGAGAAGGATGGGTGGAAAGCGGTGTATGTCTACAGAGTGAGGACCAGCTTTCAAGCCCACCAGGAAGTGCTGCTTCTACTATAActccaaatacatttaaaagcaaaacaagtaaGATTATTTCCTGCTGGAAATACAGCAGCAGGCAGCCCAAGCCACCATTTGCCTCAAACTgtataaaggaaagaaatagattttttcctctttatttatttgcaaCAGAGGTTCAGGTTTATCATTCCTTGAACTTAaatctttcctccccccccccccccccagaacatCCGTGGAACATGTTTGCTGTCCTACAGTCACTCCAAGGACTGTCCCCCAGAAAGGAGAAAGTTCTACTTGTCTGAAGCAAAGGAATCCTTCGAGATTGGCCTCCTCACCAAGAATGAAAGCAGTCCTGTCACCAGCAAGCAGGAGCTCCATAGTTTTATTAAAGCTGCTTTCTGCCTCACAACAGTGCATCGATGGCTCTATGGGGAGAGCAAGAAGCTCTGTGAGGTGAGTCAGCTATGTAAAGAAGCCATGGGAAAACTGCATGCTTACAGCACTTCATTTGCAGAAGACGAAGACAAAGGAATGCTTGCCAAAGAGATCATGTCTCTGATCACATCCATTAAGAAGGGCTTGCAAGTGGAAAGCTTCCCTAATTCTGATGCCAGGTCTTACGTTCCAGACAGTTATAAAGGTGCAGTGGAAAAAACTGTTCTTCAAGGGGAAGCAAACTTTGAGAAAATCCTTGCAATGCATTCACAGCATCATCTGTCAGTGTGTGAAGTATTTGAAAATGCTTGCAGGAGTCATAAAACCACACCAGCAGAAACCAGAATGGGAGCTTGTATCACAaccttaaaaacagaaacaaaaaacatagACACTGTGGGTACCACTGAAGAAGCAGTGCGTAAGGCGAAAGACACCACCAAAAGAAATACTGCATCAGAAGCCAGAAGTAGGTCAGAGAGACTCAGTGGCCAAACAAGAAATAAACACGTTGGTTCTGATGTGACAAAAAGCTCCTTTGAGGAGATTGAACCATTAGAAAGAGTGATGAATGATGAAAACAGTGTTTTCAGCAGATGGAAAAACAGGAGTCAGACTACTACTTTGGAGAACTCTTGGTGCAAGCTGTCAAAATCAAGTTACTCTTCCAGCTGGGATGAACTGAACTGCAATAGCAGCAAAGAGCCACCCAgagaggggcagcagcaggaaaagGGCTCAGCAGGGGAGCAATGTTGCACAACAGAATCTGAGGAAGATGCTCCAGCCGGTAGCTTGTGCTCGTCGTCTCCCGGAGCTCAGCATCCTTCTACTCGAGAGCCTCTGCAGAGCTGTCCGGGGTCTCCTCAGCCTTCCATGGAGGCAGATGGTGGGAAGCTTGTGGAGAAGTCTTCTGTTTGCGGGGAACAGCTGTTGGAGGGGCGACACCCTGGGAAGAGCGCTTCAGAAAAGACCGCGAGGGAGGCGAGCAATGGGGGCTTGGCGAACAAGGCAGTTCCTTCCCTCCCCAGGCATTGCCGTGGCCCTGCAGGGCCGGGGAGGGAGGtggcctcttcttcctcctcctcctcctcctcctcctcctgggagaAGCTGGAGCCGTGGGGTGGGCcggagcgggccgggcccggctgcagcaccgcggacagcggcTGCGGCGGGGACGCTGAGAGGCCGGGGgacgccggggggccggggcccgccGAGGGGGGCACCTGGGCCGGCCCCGAGGCAGAGACCGCAGGCAGCACCGAGGAGCCGCCAGCCGAAGCGTGGCGCCACGAAAGTGGTGTTGCTTCTGTAACAGCTGCCAGTGTCAAGCCAGACGCCCGTGACTCCTCTGTACGAGACTGGCTGAGGAAATCTGCAGCAGTGGTGGGAAGCAGGTCTCTCAAAATGCCCGAAGTTGACCCCCAAGCAGAAACAGTAAATGACACTGACTTTGATTTCATAAGTATTGGTAACTTAACATACCCTTATCCTATGGAAACTGTTCCAGAGCATCAGCTCATTCCCAGCACGCAAACGACTTTGCCCTCAGCGGGAAGGATGTCCATAACTGACTACTTTGACTGTGCTACTACtgaggaagatgaagaaaagtcTCAGAATATGGTGAACCAGACGCAAGAGTCCGTCTCACCTCTGAGTCCATGGCACAAACCAGCCCAGATGTCCAAGAGTTCCCCTGAGAGTGTACGTCCATTTCTGAACCCAAGGGGAAGTGGTTTTGTCTTCGTGCCTGGGAGAATCAAGGAAGAAGTCCTTGATGCTCGATTTCTGAAGGATGATGATTACTCAAGGCTCCTGTCAGGGGTAGAGCATAGTTGGCTTGTCCAGAGACTGTTGCCTACGGGAATTTTTAAGGCTAAACAGCTTCAGAAAGCATACTGTAAGTTTTCGCGCAGCAACGGGCATTTCCACATAGCAGAACAGTCTTGACTCAggctttttaatgttttaatcatCGTTTGTTAGGACtccttattttttgttgttttactgtttttacataaatattttagcAATAATAGAAGAATATTCCCTCAAACCATTTTCTCCTACTCCTTACCCACTTACATATAAGTCACAGCTTCCCTTGAGCCATCTCCCTGCCCACTCGGGCCCTCCTGCATCATCCCTCCCCACAATGGGTAACTCCGGCTGCTTGCTTCCCTGGGCCAATCCATCAGGCCCTTCTCTGCCTTTTTATCTGAGTCTCTCATACAGAGTCCATGTCTCACCACTGTAAGTTACACATCTGAGATAATGGTTATTAAGCTAATCATTAATAACAGCTTATTTGCCATATACAGGCATATGATCAATAATATACAGATGTATGATCAATATGCTGAGAAATGCACAAGTCAGGAGCACTATAGGATGCCTCAGTGGGTTCATTAAGTATAACTCCTCCTTCAGCCTTCATCCCATCTTGCATGTTTCAGCCCTTTTAGGTtggggggttggtttgtttgtttgtttgtttgtttgtttgttttgtccttAATTGTATAATATCCAATTCTGCACCTCAATATCTCTTAGGATATATTTTATAGCCCAGTACTTTGCTTTCAGAGGGGCCTGGATGTCTTAGCTCCTAGGTACTCTTGTTTCATCCCTCAGCACAGCGCAGAACAGTCCTGTGAAAGACCTTGTGCATTCTACCTGTGGGATTTTTCTTGTTGTAGCTGCGCTTCTTTTGAAATACTCAAAGAAATCAGACCTCTGGACAGGCCAGGAAACAGCTGTATTTATCGGGGACTACCTGAACGTGgcaaaggaaggcaaacagagaAGTGCATTTTGGATACACTTCCTGCATCAAGAGGAAAGCCTGGGAAGGTATTGTTCAAACcaatttctgaaacaaaatgtttatcCATGCCAGTTCTGTATAAATATGAATTAAAACTGTCTGGTAAAACTTGACTGTTACCTGCGATTCAGTTAGTCCAGTGCCTTGTTGCACAGTAGCCTTTATCAAGTGCTTTCAGAAGATGGTACAAGTTTGTACTAAGAGAACTACAGAAGTCACAGTCAACTTGGGAgaagatttttcctttgctttagcTTGCACTCAGTTAGATTTTGACTGATATTCTGAAGCAAGAATGTTTTATGGCTTTTCCAAACCTCTTGGATGTTTTGTCAATCTTTACTATGCTAGTTCTTCCCATCACCCCATTTACCTCTctacttttgtttttttgggggaagAACAAGctaattcattattttcttctgaCAGCCATGCTAGTGTCTGTTTTCTCATTACATCTGTTAGGCCTGACTTCACCTTCGTCCATGCTGCGATAATTGCATGGGAGCTTAAGTGACACCTCTGTTTATTTGACCTCTGGCTTTGTATTAGAGAATTCCTGTTTCTGATATTGCCACACATTCAAACAAGGCatccttaatttaaaataaacttgttCTTTAAGAGAGTATTGCCCAAATTAACAGTAATTAACCTGTGACAGAGATTTCAAAGTAGGCTTTTTCATAAAACAAGCCCTTCTAATCCTACTCATGGGTGGGAGATTTAGCAATTAGTATTATTCAAGAGGGCACAAGCACAGGGTATCTCACGGTCGGAACAAACTTTTTGCGTGCCTTCATCTTCCTGTGTAGACACCAACATTTGTTCTGGTCATAGTCCCACAATGGCAGCTCCACGGCAGCTCTGGTCTGAAAGCAGGCAATCTAGGTTAACCTGGTGCTGGGCCTGAGTTAGGAAGGAAATCATGAGAAGCATACTACCCTAGCTAACAGAGCGCACTACAGTACCGAGCGTCTGGCTTCCCCACTAGGATTGTTCGGCTGGCAACAAGCTTGTTCATAACACAGGATGAAGGAGCAACACTACCTATATGAAGAACAGGCACTTCAAGTGCGTTTCTTTAATTTTTAGCAGCGGGTTTATGAAATGGATGCATTTGCTCTCAAGCAGGTTTAAGACCATCTATTTGCTTCATATAGGCCCCTGCACCAGTAAAGCCCTGCTTGTTGCTAATCACAGATTTTGGATTGTTATTGGAAGTAGCTTATGAATTAGTATGGATTAAGAACAGTATTTTAAGTACTTCTGAATCAGGTCTCCCTTCAGAGTCAGGCAGAGTTGTCTTCTATAAACATTCCCAGTGTTATGAAACCCCATCCTAGCATTTGGTTAATCTTTACAGCATTTTATGCCTATAagagatataaaagaaaaaagcataattttAATCACTGACACTTTAAATGGCACTGCCAACAGCTGGCTTTGCCTATGAACAACCAAGCTCTGCCTTGTAGTGATGTTTCTGCACTGCTAGCAGCACTTCGCGTTTGCAGTTTGCTGCAAATCTGGCTAAATCCAaacatttctctgtgtgtttagGTATGTTGGGAAAGAATATAAGGAAGAAAAAGGGCTGCTTCATCATTTCAGTGACGTGGAACGACAAATGACTGCCCAGTACTATGTGACAGAATTCAACAAAAGGCTGTATGAGCAAAAGGTCCCCACGCAAATCTTCTATATCCCTTCTGCAGTACTCCTGGTAAGAACTTTCTTCTGAACGATACAAAGGAATTGATTTAAAGAGGGTTGTAA from Apteryx mantelli isolate bAptMan1 chromosome 5, bAptMan1.hap1, whole genome shotgun sequence includes:
- the ALPK1 gene encoding alpha-protein kinase 1: MNNQNVVATLLQECKQALDTLLSAKSDTCEEDEREYQRREALLPDELRTLLEEAKEMKWPFVPEKWQYKQDVGPEDKTNLQDVISARLPDLLVYLKASIMVKDCVTAAAIVFLIDRFLYWIDASSKLLRIAKGLHKLQPATPIGPQVVIRQARLSVNAGKLLKAEYILSSLINDNGATGTWRYAKESDRTLVQSVCLQIRGQILQKLGMWYEAAELIWASVVGYFKLPQPDKKGIATSLGILADIFASMNEKDYVRFKTNAEIDLRLLGEFSHRLLSAAEACKLAAAYSQYTPLFVLTAVNIRGTCLLSYSHSKDCPPERRKFYLSEAKESFEIGLLTKNESSPVTSKQELHSFIKAAFCLTTVHRWLYGESKKLCEVSQLCKEAMGKLHAYSTSFAEDEDKGMLAKEIMSLITSIKKGLQVESFPNSDARSYVPDSYKGAVEKTVLQGEANFEKILAMHSQHHLSVCEVFENACRSHKTTPAETRMGACITTLKTETKNIDTVGTTEEAVRKAKDTTKRNTASEARSRSERLSGQTRNKHVGSDVTKSSFEEIEPLERVMNDENSVFSRWKNRSQTTTLENSWCKLSKSSYSSSWDELNCNSSKEPPREGQQQEKGSAGEQCCTTESEEDAPAGSLCSSSPGAQHPSTREPLQSCPGSPQPSMEADGGKLVEKSSVCGEQLLEGRHPGKSASEKTAREASNGGLANKAVPSLPRHCRGPAGPGREVASSSSSSSSSSSWEKLEPWGGPERAGPGCSTADSGCGGDAERPGDAGGPGPAEGGTWAGPEAETAGSTEEPPAEAWRHESGVASVTAASVKPDARDSSVRDWLRKSAAVVGSRSLKMPEVDPQAETVNDTDFDFISIGNLTYPYPMETVPEHQLIPSTQTTLPSAGRMSITDYFDCATTEEDEEKSQNMVNQTQESVSPLSPWHKPAQMSKSSPESVRPFLNPRGSGFVFVPGRIKEEVLDARFLKDDDYSRLLSGVEHSWLVQRLLPTGIFKAKQLQKAYSALLLKYSKKSDLWTGQETAVFIGDYLNVAKEGKQRSAFWIHFLHQEESLGRYVGKEYKEEKGLLHHFSDVERQMTAQYYVTEFNKRLYEQKVPTQIFYIPSAVLLILEDRTIKGCVSVEPYILGEFVKLSNNTKVVKNEYEATQYGMAYGHFCYEFSNGTDVVVDLQGWVTGNGKGLIYLTDPQIHSLNRKDVSHTNFGKRGIYYFFNNQHAECNEICHRLSLTRPSIEPPM